From Humibacter ginsenosidimutans, a single genomic window includes:
- a CDS encoding YidH family protein has product MREPKWREEGEDPDYRFSLANERTFLAWIRTALAILAGGVLLEQFSSRIGPHVIIVVLAIVLGALSAVLAVVSYVRWRANEIAMRHGHRLPLTVALPLLAAVVLAVATTIAVLIAVYEG; this is encoded by the coding sequence ATGCGTGAACCCAAGTGGCGTGAGGAGGGCGAAGACCCCGACTATCGCTTCTCGCTCGCGAACGAGCGCACGTTTCTGGCGTGGATCCGAACGGCGCTGGCCATTCTCGCAGGCGGCGTGCTGCTCGAGCAGTTCTCGTCACGTATCGGACCGCACGTCATCATCGTGGTGCTCGCGATCGTGCTCGGTGCGCTGTCTGCCGTGCTCGCCGTCGTCTCGTATGTGCGCTGGCGGGCCAATGAGATCGCCATGCGGCACGGGCATCGACTTCCGCTGACCGTCGCGCTGCCGCTGCTCGCCGCGGTCGTGCTCGCCGTTGCCACGACGATCGCCGTGCTGATAGCGGTCTACGAGGGATGA
- a CDS encoding ribose-phosphate diphosphokinase — protein sequence MGRKDKTVDLDRERGIAPGVVAKTKKRLVVSGGRSHPDLLADVAAELGTQIVPTEYRTFASGEILTRFEVSVRGCDVFLIQSFGPPVNEWLMELLIMLDAAKRASAKRITVVAPYYPYSRQDKKGRGREPISARLVADLLKTAGADRVMSVDLHAAQIQGFFDGPVDHLFAKPVLLHYFQQKLSPEDREKLTVVSPDTGRVRVADQWSDSLGAPLAIIHKRRDPNVANQVTVSEIVGRVRGRVCLLVDDMIDTGGTIVKAAQALKESGAERVIVAATHAVFSDPASERLQDASIDEVVVTDTIPVPEAKRFPTLTILPIAPLLARAIHEVFEDGSVTSMFNGEA from the coding sequence ATGGGGCGCAAGGACAAGACGGTTGATCTCGATCGAGAGCGTGGCATAGCGCCAGGGGTCGTCGCCAAAACGAAGAAGCGGCTCGTCGTCTCAGGCGGCCGCTCGCATCCCGACCTGCTGGCCGACGTCGCCGCCGAGCTGGGCACCCAGATCGTCCCGACGGAGTACCGCACCTTCGCGTCGGGGGAGATCCTCACCCGGTTCGAGGTCTCGGTGCGCGGTTGCGACGTCTTTCTCATCCAGTCGTTCGGCCCGCCGGTCAACGAGTGGCTGATGGAGCTGCTCATCATGCTGGATGCCGCCAAGCGCGCGTCCGCGAAGCGCATCACCGTGGTCGCTCCCTACTATCCGTACTCGCGGCAGGACAAGAAGGGCCGCGGACGCGAGCCGATCAGCGCCCGCCTCGTCGCCGACCTGCTGAAGACGGCGGGTGCAGACCGCGTGATGAGCGTCGACCTGCACGCCGCGCAGATCCAGGGGTTCTTCGACGGACCCGTCGACCACCTCTTCGCCAAGCCGGTGCTGCTGCACTACTTCCAGCAGAAGCTCTCGCCCGAAGATCGCGAGAAGCTCACGGTGGTCTCGCCCGACACCGGCCGCGTGCGCGTGGCCGACCAGTGGTCGGACAGCTTGGGCGCGCCGCTGGCCATCATCCACAAGCGACGCGACCCCAACGTGGCGAACCAGGTGACGGTCAGTGAGATCGTCGGCCGCGTGCGCGGCCGTGTGTGCCTTCTCGTCGACGACATGATCGACACCGGCGGCACGATCGTGAAGGCCGCTCAGGCCCTCAAGGAGAGCGGCGCGGAACGGGTCATCGTCGCGGCGACGCACGCGGTGTTCAGCGACCCGGCGTCGGAGCGCCTGCAGGATGCCTCGATCGACGAGGTCGTCGTCACCGACACGATTCCCGTGCCGGAGGCGAAGCGGTTCCCGACGCTGACGATCCTGCCGATCGCACCGCTGTTGGCTCGCGCCATCCACGAGGTGTTCGAGGACGGATCCGTCACCTCGATGTTCAACGGCGAGGCGTAG
- the gndA gene encoding NADP-dependent phosphogluconate dehydrogenase, translating to MGSNLARNLASREGNTVAVFNRSRSRTDELVAEHPEAGFLPAYDYEEFAATLSKPRTAIIMVQAGKGTDAVIDELVQVFEPGDIIVDGGNALFTDTIRREKAVRETGINFVGAGISGGEEGALNGPSIMPGGSDESWVTLGPILRSIAAVAEGEPCVTHVGHDGAGHFVKMVHNGIEYADMQLIAEAYDLIRRGTGKSPAEIADIFAQWNKGELESYLIEITAEVLRQVDAETGTPLVDVILDQAGAKGTGAWTVQTALDLGIPVSGIAEAVFARSLSSKPAQRAAASDLPGPSESWKVSDPDAFVEDVRKALYASKIVAYSQGFDEIVAGAQQYGWDIKKGDIAAIWRGGCIIRAQFLNRITEAYAEDAGLVALLTAPYFREALGRTQEAWRRVVVTAAQAGIPSPAFSSSLAYYDGLRADRLPAALVQGQRDFFGAHTYKRVDKDGVFHTLWSGDRSEIETEPSTH from the coding sequence ATGGGCTCGAACCTCGCCCGCAACCTCGCCAGCCGTGAGGGCAACACGGTGGCCGTGTTCAACCGCAGCCGCTCCCGCACCGACGAGCTGGTGGCCGAGCATCCCGAGGCAGGATTCCTTCCGGCCTACGACTACGAGGAGTTCGCGGCGACGCTCTCGAAGCCGCGCACCGCGATCATCATGGTGCAGGCGGGCAAGGGCACGGATGCCGTCATCGACGAGCTCGTGCAGGTCTTCGAACCCGGCGACATCATCGTCGACGGCGGCAACGCGCTCTTCACCGACACCATCCGCCGCGAGAAGGCCGTGCGAGAGACCGGCATCAACTTCGTCGGCGCCGGCATCTCCGGCGGCGAGGAGGGTGCCCTGAACGGTCCGTCGATCATGCCGGGCGGCTCCGACGAGTCCTGGGTGACGCTCGGCCCGATCCTGCGTTCCATCGCCGCCGTCGCCGAGGGCGAGCCGTGCGTGACGCACGTCGGCCACGACGGCGCCGGACACTTCGTGAAGATGGTGCACAACGGCATCGAGTACGCCGACATGCAGCTCATCGCCGAGGCGTACGACCTGATCCGCCGCGGCACGGGCAAGTCGCCGGCCGAGATCGCCGACATCTTCGCGCAGTGGAACAAGGGCGAGCTGGAGAGCTACCTCATCGAGATCACCGCCGAGGTGCTGCGCCAAGTGGACGCCGAGACCGGCACGCCGCTCGTCGACGTCATCCTCGACCAAGCGGGCGCCAAGGGCACCGGCGCCTGGACGGTGCAGACCGCGCTCGACCTGGGCATCCCCGTCTCCGGCATCGCCGAGGCCGTGTTCGCCCGTTCCCTGTCGAGCAAGCCGGCCCAGCGCGCCGCGGCCTCCGACCTGCCCGGCCCCTCGGAGAGCTGGAAGGTCAGCGATCCCGACGCGTTCGTCGAAGACGTGCGCAAGGCGCTCTACGCCTCGAAGATCGTGGCCTATTCGCAGGGCTTCGACGAGATCGTCGCCGGCGCTCAGCAGTACGGCTGGGACATCAAGAAGGGCGACATCGCCGCCATCTGGCGCGGCGGGTGCATCATCCGCGCCCAGTTCCTCAACCGCATCACCGAGGCGTACGCCGAAGATGCCGGGCTCGTCGCCCTGCTCACCGCCCCCTACTTCCGCGAGGCACTGGGGCGCACGCAGGAGGCGTGGCGTCGGGTGGTCGTGACGGCGGCCCAGGCGGGCATCCCGTCGCCCGCGTTCAGCTCGAGCCTCGCCTACTACGACGGCCTGCGCGCCGACCGCCTTCCGGCGGCGCTCGTGCAGGGTCAGCGCGACTTCTTCGGTGCGCACACCTACAAGCGCGTCGACAAAGACGGCGTCTTCCACACGCTGTGGTCCGGCGACCGCTCGGAGATCGAGACCGAGCCCTCAACGCACTGA
- the glmU gene encoding bifunctional UDP-N-acetylglucosamine diphosphorylase/glucosamine-1-phosphate N-acetyltransferase GlmU: MTDPNLAIIVLAAGQGTRMKSATPKLLHELAGAPVVAHVLATAEALDPAVVIGVVRHERDRVAEAITARLPRAIIVDQDEVPGTGRAVELAVESLPEGFTGDVLVLNGDVPLLDADTLADLVAHHRADGAAATILSSVVPEPRGYGRIVRAADGALERIVEHKDATAAELAIAEINAGIYVFGLNALRDQLANLTTANAQGEKYLTDVIDLLRRAGSSVSAVPVAESWKAEGINDRAQLSEAAARLNALIVRGWQLGGVTVDDPATTWIDLAVTLAPDVTIRPGTQLKGATVVAKDAVIGPDTTLVDCEVGEGATVRRADATLAVIGAGASVGPFAYLRPGTVLDENGKIGTFVETKNSHIGAGSKVPHLSYIGDTTIGRGVNLGAGAITANYDDIVKHRTEIGDEVHTGSHNVFVAPVRIGDGAKTGAGAVVRKDVPAGALALSVAPQRNVEGWVEKNRPGTKAAEVASRSAEKADDGAQGQDG; this comes from the coding sequence GTGACCGATCCGAACCTCGCCATCATCGTTCTCGCCGCAGGCCAGGGCACGCGCATGAAGTCCGCGACGCCGAAGCTCCTGCACGAGCTCGCCGGCGCTCCCGTCGTCGCCCACGTGCTCGCCACCGCCGAGGCGCTCGATCCCGCCGTGGTGATCGGCGTCGTGCGGCACGAGCGCGATCGGGTGGCGGAGGCCATCACTGCCCGTCTGCCGCGAGCGATCATCGTCGACCAGGACGAGGTTCCGGGCACGGGCCGCGCGGTCGAGCTCGCCGTCGAGTCGCTGCCTGAAGGGTTCACCGGCGACGTGCTGGTGCTCAACGGCGACGTTCCGCTGCTGGATGCCGACACCCTGGCCGATCTCGTCGCCCACCATCGCGCAGACGGTGCGGCAGCGACCATCCTCTCCAGCGTCGTTCCCGAGCCCCGCGGCTACGGGCGAATCGTGCGCGCCGCCGACGGCGCACTGGAGCGCATCGTGGAGCACAAGGATGCCACCGCCGCCGAGCTCGCCATCGCCGAGATCAACGCGGGCATCTACGTCTTCGGGCTGAACGCGCTGCGCGACCAGCTCGCCAACCTCACCACCGCCAACGCCCAGGGCGAGAAGTACCTCACCGACGTGATCGACCTGCTGCGCCGCGCGGGCAGCAGCGTGTCGGCCGTGCCGGTCGCCGAATCGTGGAAGGCGGAGGGCATCAACGACCGCGCCCAGCTCAGCGAGGCCGCTGCCAGGCTGAACGCGCTCATCGTGCGCGGCTGGCAGCTGGGCGGCGTGACCGTCGACGATCCGGCGACGACGTGGATCGACCTCGCCGTCACGCTGGCGCCCGACGTGACCATCCGCCCCGGCACGCAGCTCAAGGGTGCGACGGTCGTGGCGAAGGATGCCGTCATCGGCCCCGACACGACACTCGTCGACTGCGAGGTGGGGGAGGGCGCGACGGTGAGGCGCGCCGACGCGACGCTCGCGGTGATCGGCGCGGGAGCATCCGTCGGCCCCTTCGCCTACCTGCGGCCGGGCACCGTGCTCGACGAGAACGGCAAGATCGGCACCTTCGTCGAGACGAAGAACTCGCACATCGGCGCAGGAAGCAAGGTGCCGCACCTCAGCTACATCGGAGACACCACGATCGGCCGCGGCGTGAACCTCGGCGCCGGCGCGATCACCGCGAACTACGACGACATCGTCAAGCACCGCACCGAAATCGGCGATGAAGTGCACACCGGATCGCATAACGTCTTCGTGGCTCCGGTTAGGATCGGTGATGGCGCGAAGACCGGTGCGGGGGCCGTCGTCCGCAAGGACGTCCCGGCCGGCGCACTGGCTCTCAGCGTCGCCCCTCAGCGCAACGTCGAGGGGTGGGTCGAGAAAAACCGACCGGGAACGAAGGCCGCAGAGGTCGCGTCCCGGTCCGCAGAGAAAGCCGACGATGGGGCGCAAGGACAAGACGGTTGA
- a CDS encoding chloride channel protein → MNPLGGTTRRWLLRLAWVTLLIGVGAGVGGAVLSLILHAVEHLAYGYSSGTLLEAATHAPPVRRFVALVIAGLVGALGWYAIRRWLRPIVSVTESVDGKRMPGLATALNTVLQMVVVGLGGSVGREGAPRELAALFSGWLSDVVGLTARERRVMVACGAGAGLAAVYSVPFGGALFAIEVLLAEVSLATVIPAFVASGVATLVASPVVPSGPWYVVPNYSVSWGIVVWSVIAGPLVGLAASGFTWLVRAGERHRPGGWRVLVAMPLVFASVGLLAVFTPTVVGNGRALGQTAFDGTLSIALIALVTMIKAYATTSSLWAGTAGGTLTPSIAIGAGLGAAFGGLWIVLWPGEPVGAFALIGAAAFLASTMRAPLTGLVLVIEFSHSGTGLLVPLVLAVSGAVAVGYVLGRRRVTGVP, encoded by the coding sequence GTGAACCCGCTGGGCGGCACCACTCGCAGATGGCTGCTGCGTTTGGCATGGGTGACCCTGCTCATCGGAGTCGGCGCCGGTGTCGGTGGCGCTGTGCTCTCCCTCATCTTGCACGCGGTCGAGCACCTCGCTTACGGCTACAGCTCGGGCACGCTTCTCGAGGCGGCGACCCATGCGCCGCCCGTTCGTCGGTTCGTCGCTCTGGTCATCGCCGGACTCGTCGGCGCGCTGGGGTGGTACGCGATACGTCGCTGGCTGCGCCCGATCGTCTCCGTCACGGAATCCGTTGACGGCAAGAGGATGCCCGGCCTCGCCACCGCGCTCAACACTGTTCTGCAGATGGTCGTGGTCGGGCTCGGCGGCTCCGTCGGGCGTGAGGGCGCGCCGCGTGAGCTGGCCGCGCTGTTCTCCGGCTGGCTGAGCGACGTCGTCGGTCTCACCGCGCGCGAGCGTCGTGTCATGGTCGCGTGTGGTGCAGGTGCGGGTCTCGCCGCGGTCTACAGCGTGCCATTCGGAGGCGCACTGTTCGCGATCGAGGTTCTGCTGGCGGAAGTGAGCCTCGCCACCGTCATCCCGGCTTTCGTCGCCTCCGGTGTCGCAACGCTCGTCGCGAGTCCGGTCGTGCCTTCTGGTCCCTGGTACGTGGTGCCGAACTACTCGGTTTCATGGGGCATCGTCGTCTGGTCGGTGATCGCCGGGCCTCTCGTCGGGCTCGCGGCGTCAGGGTTCACGTGGCTCGTCAGGGCGGGGGAGCGGCATCGTCCGGGAGGATGGCGCGTTCTGGTCGCCATGCCGCTCGTGTTCGCATCCGTCGGCCTGCTCGCGGTGTTCACCCCGACGGTCGTGGGCAACGGTCGCGCGCTGGGGCAGACGGCGTTCGACGGAACCCTGTCCATCGCGCTGATCGCGCTTGTGACGATGATCAAGGCCTACGCGACGACGTCGTCCCTCTGGGCCGGCACGGCAGGCGGCACGCTGACCCCGTCGATCGCGATCGGAGCCGGGTTGGGGGCGGCCTTCGGCGGACTCTGGATCGTGCTCTGGCCGGGGGAGCCCGTTGGCGCGTTCGCCCTGATCGGGGCCGCCGCTTTTCTCGCCAGCACCATGCGGGCTCCGTTGACCGGACTGGTGCTGGTGATCGAGTTCTCGCACTCCGGCACGGGTCTTCTCGTGCCGCTGGTGCTGGCGGTCTCTGGCGCGGTGGCCGTCGGCTATGTGTTGGGCCGGCGACGCGTGACGGGAGTCCCCTGA
- a CDS encoding sirohydrochlorin chelatase: MTTTLFAASHGTSSPHGRLAVSRLVDAVARAVSVPVVPGHVDVEQPDVASAIADSAGTTRAVIVPLLLSAGYHVHVDLAEAALTAAVPTLVTPALGADERLVDVVVMRLAEAGYDRTDSVVLAAAGSSDPRAVDDCRATGRMLAARLGANVTVGFLSASAPSLADAVAEARRDAPNARVVVATYLLAPGYFFDLVGRVDADVVCAPLLTPTSTPRQLVEIVIDRAREATAGPR, encoded by the coding sequence ATGACCACCACACTCTTCGCCGCATCGCACGGCACATCCTCGCCGCACGGCCGGCTCGCCGTGAGCCGTCTGGTGGATGCCGTGGCGCGCGCCGTCTCCGTTCCCGTCGTCCCCGGTCACGTCGACGTGGAGCAGCCCGATGTGGCATCGGCCATCGCCGACAGCGCAGGCACGACGCGCGCCGTCATCGTCCCCCTGCTGCTCTCCGCCGGATACCACGTGCACGTCGACCTCGCCGAGGCCGCGCTCACCGCAGCGGTGCCCACGCTCGTCACCCCCGCGCTGGGCGCGGACGAACGACTCGTCGACGTGGTCGTCATGCGGCTCGCCGAGGCGGGGTACGACCGCACCGACAGCGTGGTGCTCGCCGCCGCCGGTTCGAGCGACCCGCGCGCCGTCGACGACTGCCGAGCGACGGGCAGGATGCTCGCAGCCCGCCTCGGCGCGAACGTCACGGTGGGATTCCTCTCGGCCTCGGCCCCGAGCCTGGCCGACGCCGTGGCCGAGGCCCGCAGGGATGCGCCGAACGCCAGGGTCGTGGTCGCGACGTATCTGCTGGCGCCCGGATACTTCTTCGACCTCGTGGGCCGGGTGGACGCCGATGTCGTCTGCGCTCCGCTGCTGACCCCGACCTCCACTCCGAGGCAGCTCGTCGAGATCGTGATCGACCGTGCAAGAGAGGCCACCGCCGGCCCGAGATGA
- a CDS encoding GTP pyrophosphokinase codes for MRDEFDRFLLRYRSGLSEIETKLAILRDEFSLVDGYNPIESISCRVKTVEGVLEKATRKGIDLDLDAIKDGLSDIAGVRVICSFVSDVYRIVDLLTSQSDITVLEVKDYIANPKPNGYRSLHVILEVPVFLSAGPEPVRVEVQFRTIAMDFWASLEHKTYYKYDTQVPQHLIDGLTEAAETASHLDSTMERLHHEVRSYRPPARTLDV; via the coding sequence ATGCGCGACGAATTCGACAGATTCCTGCTGCGCTACCGCTCCGGTCTGAGCGAGATCGAGACGAAGCTCGCCATCCTCCGCGACGAGTTCAGCCTCGTCGACGGCTACAACCCGATCGAGAGCATCTCCTGCCGCGTCAAGACCGTCGAAGGCGTGCTCGAGAAGGCCACCCGCAAGGGCATCGACCTCGACCTCGACGCGATCAAAGACGGACTCTCCGACATCGCCGGGGTGCGCGTCATCTGCAGCTTCGTGAGCGACGTGTACCGCATCGTCGACCTGCTCACCTCGCAGAGCGACATCACCGTGCTCGAGGTGAAGGACTACATCGCGAACCCCAAGCCGAACGGGTATCGCAGCCTGCACGTCATCCTCGAGGTGCCGGTCTTCCTTTCCGCCGGCCCGGAGCCGGTGCGGGTCGAGGTGCAGTTCCGCACCATCGCGATGGATTTCTGGGCGAGCCTCGAGCACAAGACCTATTACAAGTACGACACGCAGGTGCCGCAGCACCTCATCGACGGACTCACCGAAGCGGCGGAAACGGCATCGCATCTGGACTCCACCATGGAACGCCTCCACCACGAGGTGCGCAGCTACCGTCCACCCGCACGCACTCTCGACGTCTGA
- a CDS encoding iron chaperone: MSEKTTTKTHEKNSVEFSDDERAAMKEYANELKTKARRGGKATKADGLADLMGQIEKMPEPDRAMALAVHELVMSAVPDLTPKTWYGMPAYASNGDTICFFQPASKFKARFSTLGFSDKAQLDDGDMWPIYYSIKELTPQVRDRITELVRRAVG, from the coding sequence ATGAGCGAGAAGACGACGACGAAGACCCATGAGAAGAACTCGGTGGAGTTCTCCGACGACGAGCGTGCGGCGATGAAGGAGTACGCGAACGAGCTGAAGACCAAGGCGCGCCGTGGCGGAAAGGCGACGAAGGCCGACGGACTCGCCGACCTCATGGGGCAGATCGAGAAGATGCCGGAGCCCGATCGGGCCATGGCACTGGCCGTGCACGAACTCGTGATGTCCGCGGTTCCCGACCTCACGCCGAAGACCTGGTACGGCATGCCCGCCTACGCCTCGAACGGCGACACGATCTGCTTCTTCCAGCCGGCGAGCAAGTTCAAGGCGCGGTTCTCCACGCTCGGCTTCAGCGACAAGGCGCAGCTGGACGACGGCGACATGTGGCCCATCTACTACTCGATCAAGGAGCTCACCCCGCAGGTGCGTGATCGCATCACCGAACTGGTGCGCCGCGCCGTCGGCTGA
- a CDS encoding MarR family winged helix-turn-helix transcriptional regulator, whose protein sequence is MPESSDEVDRIVDAWERERPDLDFAPLLVLSRVDRLSKHLDRARRGAFGRSDLQSWEFDVLSALRRAGAPFQLSPKALLTQTLVSSGTMTNRIDRLVERGLVERQTDPNDGRGILVRMTAQGMARVDAAITRLVDAEAELLRTLAPGDRTRLAALLRKLSLDFD, encoded by the coding sequence ATGCCGGAGAGCAGCGACGAGGTCGACCGCATCGTCGACGCCTGGGAACGCGAGCGACCGGACCTCGACTTCGCGCCCCTTCTGGTGCTCTCCCGCGTCGACCGACTCTCGAAACACCTCGACCGCGCTCGACGCGGGGCCTTCGGGCGCTCCGACCTGCAGTCGTGGGAGTTCGACGTGCTCTCCGCTCTCCGGCGTGCGGGCGCCCCGTTCCAGCTCAGTCCGAAGGCCCTGCTCACGCAGACCCTCGTCTCCAGCGGCACCATGACGAACCGCATCGACCGCCTCGTCGAGCGCGGCCTCGTCGAACGTCAGACCGACCCCAACGACGGTCGCGGCATCCTCGTGCGCATGACCGCTCAAGGCATGGCCAGAGTGGATGCCGCCATCACCCGACTCGTCGACGCCGAAGCGGAGCTGCTCCGCACTCTCGCACCCGGAGACCGCACCCGTCTCGCCGCCCTGCTGCGCAAGCTCAGCCTCGATTTCGACTGA
- a CDS encoding DUF202 domain-containing protein, which translates to MTGPTARDSGLQGERTALSWSRTCLALAVNGLVVFRAGWESGVGVLTMVGALLVASAVALTIFGNARGRALSGHGRHHDRIPSAAPAVPLVLLTAAALVACGAGIACTLVER; encoded by the coding sequence ATGACCGGGCCCACCGCACGCGACTCGGGGCTGCAGGGCGAGCGCACCGCACTCTCCTGGTCCCGCACCTGCCTGGCACTGGCGGTGAACGGCCTCGTCGTGTTCCGCGCAGGTTGGGAGTCCGGCGTCGGCGTACTCACGATGGTCGGAGCACTGCTGGTGGCTTCGGCTGTGGCGCTCACGATATTCGGAAACGCCCGCGGACGAGCGTTGTCCGGCCACGGCAGGCATCACGACCGGATACCGTCGGCGGCGCCGGCCGTGCCGCTGGTGCTGCTCACCGCCGCCGCGCTCGTCGCATGTGGCGCTGGTATAGCCTGCACGCTCGTGGAGCGCTGA
- a CDS encoding nitrite/sulfite reductase, with protein sequence MTSVESRPAGRVRPPRAGVANGQWKIDGTAPLNGNEVLKQADDGLNVRERIENIYAPGGFDSIDPGDMHGRFRWWGLYTQRRQGIDGGRTATLSDEELEDRYFMMRVRIDGGALTTEQLRVIGEISREFARDSADLTDRQNIQLHWVEIESVPEIWRRLETVGLQTTEACGDVPRVILGSPVAGIAADEIIDPTPVIAEISRRYIGNPEFSNLPRKYKTAITGHPSQDVVHEINDIALVGVVHPELGPGYDLWVGGALSTTPRLGERLGAFVTQEQAPDVWEGVTSIFRDYGYRRLRNKARLKFLLADWGPERFREVLETEYLGFALADGPAVPKAPTPGDHIGVHRQKDGRFFVGVAPTVGRLSGTRLVEIADALEAHGSSRLRTTPHQKLVVLDVQEDQAESLIADLDALGLSAHPSPFRRSTIACTGLEFCKLAIVDTKDTAHDAIAELEHRLADIELPHPISLHINGCPNSCARIQTADIGLKGQIVTDEHGVQSPGFQVHLGGGLASATREEAGLGRTVRGLKVTASNFIDYVERITRRWIAERTYDQTFAEWALSADEEALR encoded by the coding sequence ATGACGTCCGTGGAATCACGACCGGCCGGCCGGGTTCGCCCGCCGCGAGCCGGAGTCGCCAACGGCCAGTGGAAGATCGACGGCACCGCGCCGCTCAACGGCAACGAGGTGCTGAAGCAGGCCGACGACGGGCTCAATGTGCGCGAGCGCATCGAGAACATCTACGCACCAGGCGGCTTCGACAGCATCGACCCCGGCGACATGCACGGCCGCTTCCGCTGGTGGGGCCTCTACACGCAGCGCAGGCAGGGCATCGACGGCGGCCGCACCGCGACGCTCAGCGACGAGGAGCTCGAAGACCGCTATTTCATGATGCGCGTGCGCATCGACGGCGGAGCGCTCACCACCGAGCAGCTGCGCGTGATCGGCGAGATCTCGCGCGAGTTCGCGCGGGACTCGGCGGACCTCACCGACCGGCAGAACATCCAGCTGCACTGGGTGGAGATCGAGTCGGTGCCGGAGATCTGGCGCCGGCTGGAGACCGTCGGGCTGCAGACGACGGAGGCCTGCGGGGACGTGCCGCGCGTCATCCTCGGCAGCCCCGTCGCGGGCATCGCCGCCGACGAGATCATCGATCCGACGCCCGTCATCGCCGAGATCTCGCGCCGTTACATCGGCAATCCGGAGTTCTCGAACTTGCCGCGCAAGTACAAGACGGCGATCACCGGCCACCCGAGCCAGGACGTCGTGCACGAGATCAACGACATCGCGCTGGTCGGCGTCGTGCATCCGGAGCTCGGCCCCGGCTACGACCTGTGGGTCGGCGGCGCCCTCTCGACGACGCCGCGTCTCGGCGAGCGCCTCGGCGCCTTCGTCACCCAGGAACAGGCGCCGGACGTCTGGGAGGGCGTCACGTCGATCTTCCGCGACTACGGATACCGCCGCCTGCGCAACAAGGCGCGACTCAAGTTCCTGCTCGCGGACTGGGGGCCCGAGAGGTTCCGCGAGGTCCTCGAGACCGAGTACCTCGGATTCGCCCTGGCCGATGGCCCCGCCGTGCCGAAGGCGCCGACACCGGGAGACCACATCGGTGTCCACCGCCAGAAGGACGGGCGTTTCTTCGTCGGCGTGGCTCCGACCGTCGGACGGCTCTCCGGCACGCGGCTCGTCGAGATCGCGGACGCGCTGGAGGCGCACGGATCGAGCCGACTGCGCACCACGCCGCATCAGAAGCTCGTGGTGCTCGATGTGCAGGAGGACCAGGCCGAGTCCCTCATCGCGGACCTCGACGCGCTCGGACTCTCGGCGCATCCGAGCCCGTTCCGGCGCTCGACGATCGCCTGCACGGGCCTCGAGTTCTGCAAGCTGGCCATCGTCGACACCAAGGACACGGCGCACGACGCCATCGCCGAGCTCGAGCATCGCCTCGCCGACATCGAGCTGCCTCACCCGATCAGCCTGCACATCAACGGATGCCCGAACTCGTGCGCTCGCATCCAGACCGCCGACATCGGTCTCAAGGGTCAGATCGTCACCGACGAGCACGGCGTGCAGTCCCCCGGCTTCCAGGTGCACCTGGGCGGCGGACTCGCGTCGGCCACCCGCGAGGAGGCCGGCCTCGGCAGAACCGTACGCGGTCTGAAGGTGACGGCGAGCAACTTCATCGACTACGTAGAACGAATCACTAGGCGCTGGATAGCCGAGCGTACCTACGATCAGACCTTCGCCGAATGGGCGCTGTCCGCCGACGAGGAGGCACTGCGATGA